A genome region from Natranaeroarchaeum sulfidigenes includes the following:
- a CDS encoding cupin domain-containing protein: protein MYTKVNYEEVDPVGEAMHLLREPLDTEQVGVTVARCPPGWKSVPHEHTDNDHEEVYVLIEGAADVIVDDERVPMSEGDAIHIPPESTRQIENGDAESAFVLVSGPEGLEGEGGVEHEWIIDGFSG, encoded by the coding sequence ATGTACACGAAGGTCAACTACGAGGAGGTCGACCCGGTCGGGGAGGCGATGCATCTGCTTCGTGAACCGCTTGACACCGAACAGGTCGGCGTGACCGTCGCACGATGTCCGCCGGGCTGGAAGTCAGTACCCCACGAACACACCGACAACGACCACGAGGAGGTCTACGTGCTGATCGAGGGGGCGGCCGACGTGATCGTCGACGACGAGCGGGTGCCGATGTCCGAAGGCGATGCGATCCATATCCCGCCGGAATCGACGAGACAGATCGAAAATGGCGACGCCGAGAGCGCGTTCGTACTGGTGAGCGGTCCGGAAGGGCTAGAGGGAGAGGGTGGGGTCGAACACGAGTGGATCATCGACGGCTTCAGCGGCTGA